A genomic window from Salvia splendens isolate huo1 chromosome 11, SspV2, whole genome shotgun sequence includes:
- the LOC121755107 gene encoding probable carboxylesterase 2, producing MADQLLHTLLDLFPTLKTLPTEDFVPPSLDPATGVQSKDVEIAAEINLSARIYLPPSADTTKKLPLLVYYHGGGFVFESAFSPLYHKHLNLLVAQSNVVAVSVNYRLAPDFPIPIAFEDSWRALKWTAEGEDEWINEFADLKRVYLGGDSAGGNIAHNIAMRVGSENPEGFNLQGMFLNCPYFGGVDPIGSETAEELKLKKRTEFFQNLWGFVCPSLRDRDEGWVNPGKDPKISGLGCAKVLVYVAGNDSLKARGWYYKEVLSNCGWKGEIECIEVAGEDHVFSVFAPDNQSGIDMIKKVASFINH from the coding sequence ATGGCCGACCAATTACTCCACACTCTCCTCGACCTCTTCCCTACGCTCAAGACGCTACCCACCGAAGATTTCGTCCCCCCGTCTCTTGATCCAGCCACGGGCGTCCAATCCAAGGACGTCGAAATCGCGGCGGAGATCAACCTCTCCGCCCGGATTTACCTCCCGCCCAGCGCCGACACCACCAAAAAGCTCCCGCTCCTCGTCTACTACCACGGCGGAGGCTTCGTCTTCGAATCCGCCTTCTCCCCGCTCTACCACAAGCACCTCAATCTCTTAGTCGCCCAATCCAACGTCGTCGCTGTCTCGGTAAATTACCGATTAGCCCCTGACTTTCCCATCCCGATCGCGTTCGAGGATTCATGGCGCGCTCTGAAGTGGACCGCCGAGGGCGAGGACGAATGGATCAACGAATTCGCCGATCTGAAGCGTGTGTATTTAGGCGGGGACAGCGCGGGCGGGAATATAGCGCACAACATCGCCATGCGGGTCGGGTCGGAGAATCCGGAGGGTTTCAACCTGCAAGGGATGTTCCTGAACTGCCCCTACTTCGGGGGAGTGGATCCGATTGGGAGCGAAACGGCGGAGGAGTTGAAGTTGAAGAAGAGGACAGAGTTTTTCCAAAATCTGTGGGGATTTGTTTGCCCGAGCTTGAGGGATCGGGACGAGGGATGGGTGAACCCGGGTAAGGATCCGAAGATATCGGGTTTGGGTTGTGCAAAAGTGCTGGTTTATGTTGCGGGGAATGATTCGCTCAAGGCTAGAGGGTGGTATTACAAGGAGGTGCTGAGTAATTGTGGATGGAAGGGAGAAATCGAGTGTATTGAGGTTGCAGGTGAAGACCATGTTTTCAGTGTGTTTGCTCCAGATAATCAGTCTGGTATTGATATGATTAAGAAAGTGGCTTCTTTTATTAATCACTGA
- the LOC121754801 gene encoding probable carboxylesterase 2, with protein sequence MADEVLNSLPEFFPSIAVGKNGQIERLNSHDVVPPSLDPATGVQSKDVEIAAEIILSARIYLPPNADPTKKLPLLFYYHGGCFIIGSAFSPRYHKHLNQLVAQANAVAVSLNYRLAPEFPIPAAFEDSWRALKWSAEGNEVWINEFADLTRVYLGGDSAGANIAHNMAMRVGSENPAGFNLEGIFLNCPYFGGVDPIGCETAEEYLKWTKFIEKLWGFVCPSMRDRDEGWVNPGKDPKISGLGCGKVLVYVAEKDFLKDRGWYYNEVLSNCGWKGEIECVEVAGEAHIFSVIAPDTQVGIDMIKRVASFINH encoded by the coding sequence ATGGCCGACGAAGTACTCAACTCTCTCCCTGAATTCTTCCCTTCCATCGCAGTCGGAAAAAACGGCCAAATCGAGAGGCTAAATTCCCATGACGTCGTTCCCCCATCTCTAGATCCAGCCACGGGAGTCCAATCCAAAGACGTCGAGATCGCGGCGGAGATCATCCTCTCCGCCCGGATTTACCTCCCGCCCAACGCCGATCCCACCAAAAAGCTCCCGCTTCTGTTCTACTACCACGGCGGCTGCTTCATCATCGGATCCGCCTTCTCCCCGCGCTATCACAAGCACCTCAATCAGTTAGTCGCACAAGCCAACGCCGTCGCCGTCTCGTTGAATTACCGATTAGCCCCCGAATTCCCGATCCCAGCCGCGTTCGAGGATTCATGGCGCGCTCTCAAATGGAGCGCCGAGGGAAATGAGGTGTGGATCAATGAATTCGCCGATCTGACACGTGTGTATTTAGGCGGGGACAGTGCGGGAGCGAATATAGCACACAACATGGCAATGCGGGTCGGGTCGGAGAATCCGGCGGGCTTCAACTTGGAAGGGATATTCCTAAATTGCCCCTACTTCGGGGGCGTGGATCCGATTGGGTGCGAAACGGCGGAGGAGTACCTGAAGTGGACCAAGTTTATTGAGAAGCTTTGGGGATTTGTTTGCCCGAGCATGAGGGATCGCGACGAGGGATGGGTGAACCCGGGTAAGGATCCGAAGATTTCGGGTTTGGGTTGTGGGAAAGTGCTGGTTTACGTTGCGGAGAAGGATTTTCTCAAGGATAGAGGGTGGTATTACAATGAGGTGTTGAGCAATTGTGGGTGGAAGGGAGAAATTGAGTGTGTTGAGGTTGCAGGTGAAGCCCATATTTTCAGTGTGATTGCTCCAGATACTCAGGTTGGCATTGACATGATCAAAAGAGTGGCTTCCTTTATTAATCACTAA